Proteins encoded by one window of Aspergillus chevalieri M1 DNA, chromosome 6, nearly complete sequence:
- a CDS encoding uncharacterized protein (COG:G,M;~EggNog:ENOG410PKT0;~InterPro:IPR036291,IPR008030;~PFAM:PF13460,PF05368;~SMCOG1199:NmrA family protein;~antiSMASH:Cluster_6.1), translated as MSNQTVGIFPAAGGIGGSTVKHLLLRLPAKDLVFIARHPEKLTSAKSAGADLRRADYDDDASLQHAFDGVNTLFLISYASVEHEHRSERQRLAIDLAIRSGVKTIFYGSLGYGGKPESDESVAHVMQAHLDTERYLDECTRKHPGFGYTVVREGLYSESYPLYTAFFNHKQPVDEIRIPHDGSGPGIAWVKREELGEGTAELLKRFVIDPAGFVYRNKKILLSGTKTLTLGQTVDILGKIAKHPVRIHQVSPDEFAAQSQVSPNFIYHGFDHSKVWTTTFEAFRRREAAYPSPLLKELLGREPEDFETTIGAA; from the exons ATGAGCAATCAAACCGTCGGCATTTTCCCTGCTGCAGGTGGAATTGGAGGTAGCACTGTCAAGCACCTTCTGCTCCGCCTTCCAGCTAAGGACCTTGTCTTCATCGCTCGGCACCCCGAGAAATTGACCTCCGCCAAGTCGGCTGGTGCGGACCTCCGCCGGGCTGATTATGACGACGATGCCAGCCTCCAGCATGCATTCGATGGAGTGAACACTCTCTTCTTGATCTCCTATGCATCAGTTGAGCACGAACACAGATCTGAG CGCCAACGACTCGCAATCGACTTGGCAATCCGCAGTGGAGTCAAAACTATCTTCTATGGCTCCTTAGGCTACGGTGGCAAGCCAGAAAGTGATGAGTCCGTAGCTCATGTGATGCAGGCTCACTTGGACACGGAGCGATACCTCGATGAGTGCACCCGTAAGCACCCTGGTTTCGGCTACACAGTGGTGCGGGAGGGTCTCTACTCCGAGTCATACCCGCTTTACACGGCCTTTTTCAACCACAAGCAGCCTGTGGATGAGATCCGGATCCCACATGACGGCTCCGGTCCGGGCATTGCTTGGGTCAAGCGCGAGGAATTGGGAGAGGGTACAGCGGAACTTCTGAAAAGATTTGTCATAGACCCCGCGGGGTTTGTCTATAGAAATAAGAAAATTCTGCTCTCCGGGACTAAGACCTTGACGCTGGGTCAAACAGTGGATATCTTAGGCAAAATCGCCAAGCACCCCGTTCGTATCCACCAGGTCTCCCCCGATGAGTTTGCGGCACAGTCCCAGGTCTCACCCAACTTCATCTATCATGGATTTGATCACTCCAAGGTGTGGACCACAACTTTTGAAGCCTTCCGTCGCAGGGAGGCGGCGTATCCATCCCCGCTACTCAAAGAACTTTTGGGTCGCGAGCCGGAGGATTTTGAGACGACGATTGGCGCAGCATAG
- a CDS encoding uncharacterized protein (COG:Q;~EggNog:ENOG410PKT8;~InterPro:IPR036291,IPR002347;~PFAM:PF00106,PF13561;~SMCOG1001:short-chain dehydrogenase/reductase SDR;~antiSMASH:Cluster_6.1;~go_process: GO:0055114 - oxidation-reduction process [Evidence IEA]) — translation MELVAESGKFLVFDISESSPKEIGNGGATTIAYFRGDVACLTDWSEALARVLLSYNHLDIVVNNAGVLHKAQPSIDLSDKEWEQVCRVNVKQIHLSTKTIIPYFEEATQPGLFVNISSMSGARPRPNLVW, via the exons ATGGAG CTCGTTGCTGAGAGTGGTAAGTTCCTCGTTTTTGATATCAGCGAGTCCAGTCCCAAGGAGATTGGCAACGGCGGTGCGACAACAATAGCATACTTCCGCGGAGATGTGGCCTGTCTGACTGACTGGAGCGAAGCGCTGGCTAGAGTGTTATTATCATATAATCACCTCGATATAGTAGTCAACAACGCCGGTGTGCTGCACAAGGCTCAACCCTCCATTGATCTTTCCGACAAGGAGTGGGAGCAGGTCTGTCGCGTTAACGTCAAGCAGATACATCTCAGCACGAAAACCATCATCCCATACTTCGAAGAGGCCACTCAACCAGGCCTGTTCGTCAATATATCCAGCATGAGTGGTGCTCGACCGCGACCAAATTTGGTGTGGTAA
- a CDS encoding Zn(II)2Cys6 transcription factor (COG:K;~EggNog:ENOG410PVDB;~InterPro:IPR036864,IPR007219,IPR001138;~PFAM:PF00172,PF04082;~antiSMASH:Cluster_6.1;~go_function: GO:0000981 - DNA-binding transcription factor activity, RNA polymerase II-specific [Evidence IEA];~go_function: GO:0003677 - DNA binding [Evidence IEA];~go_function: GO:0008270 - zinc ion binding [Evidence IEA];~go_process: GO:0006351 - transcription, DNA-templated [Evidence IEA];~go_process: GO:0006355 - regulation of transcription, DNA-templated [Evidence IEA]), which produces MGTRRRACDRCRRQKLKCDVEKPCSPCVRSGFACETTSAPLRKSQKSRKTAKRQNADNVRFNGVPPARPDTAFSDPSQERVRDNQEWEENRSELLPEPHRYAQVSAIELTDELFQIHDQGSVVSPAENDTTSALPGADHLSRRDHARRGNERRFSLSSQFQGLILPSRRLCDFLLQSYWDSVHWFMMVFDEEAFKREYREILGSQSVAPQQMGTAVLILMVLAMGARYAADDKIGRVGVNRQELQVFQNNMLDQIRARFFDVLDMGDVECVQLCILLSSFYLYNGKPNLAFPILGAGTRSAQVQGLHNEALWRIKNMATAEVRRRTWWALYVLERFASMTYGRPSSIDCTFCDVKMPQDMNDTLIVHPLLNSMEFSNKQPRSRVTLGTYQRAKFELYCIAAPIMGKVYSFEATVPTSVMEQAAEINTQLVEWFSQLPPELRLERNVNLDTSKLSTSELKVCQLFQLQALVLQLAYDNIQIILHRPFLRHNRSLLITPATHALDARPTSFEQCKHCARRTCSILPRYTQVLLAAQNTHAAAYIAMQNFTAGVTLGMVALSNPSSEQSQDAKKGVANSISLQKALAASSIVPSQTVKVLEALFRLIFQREMQSLLGNQPFDIESPRGYTSNQIEADEGYDRSAPTNSGDTCQMEPMLSHEARQTRQSQSTCSVPGGTQEDGLWGEPASGYEGDENVALHADPGIDQALESIQQGMSAVAQFLIPKPSQEEALPLHLWIFGSHEASFTDVYDLSPM; this is translated from the exons ATGGGAACCCGTCGACGCGCATGCGATCGTTGTCGAAGGCAGAAGCTCAAG TGTGATGTGGAGAAGCCATGCTCACCATGCGTTCGGTCTGGTTTCGCGTGTGAAACAACATCAGCACCGCTGAG GAAGTCTCAGAAATCTCGGAAGACAGCAAAGCGTCAAAATGCCGATAATGTGCGATTTAATGGGGTCCCTCCTGCAAGGCCAGACACCGCATTCTCGGATCCTTCCCAGGAAAGGGTAAGAGACAACCAAGAGTGGGAGGAGAATCGATCGGAGTTGCTTCCTGAACCACACAGATATGCCCAAGTATCTGCAATCGAGCTCACAGACGAA CTGTTCCAAATACATGATCAGGGGTCAGTTGTATCACCAGCCGAGAATGATACGACCTCTGCACTCCCTGGGGCAGATCACCTCAGTCGCCGAGATCATGCGCGTCGGGGAAATGAGAGACGATTCAGTTTATCGTCCCAGTTCCAGGGACTCATTCTCCCCTCTCGAAGACTTTGtgactttcttcttcaatcgTACTGGGACTCTGTGCATTGGTTTATGATGGTCTTCGATGAAGAGGCCTTCAAAAGGGAATACAGAGAGATCCTAGGCAGCCAGTCTGTGGCTCCGCAGCAAATGGGGACAGCCGTACTAATCTTAATGGTTCTTGCCATGGGCGCAAGATACGCCGCCGATGACAAGATAGGACGAGTCGGCGTTAATAGGCAGGAATTACAGGTTTTCCAAAACAATATGCTGGATCAAATACGCGCTCGCTTTTTTGACGTCCTCGATATGGGGGACGTTGAATGCGTTCAACTGTGCATCTTGTTGAGCTCGTTCTATCTTTATAATGGCAAACCTAATCTGGCATTCCCTATACTCGGTGCCGGAACCCGCAGTGCACAAGTACAGGGGCTACATAATGAAGCTCTATGGCGCATCAAGAACATGGCCACTGCCGAGGTTCGCCGACGGACTTGGTGGGCTTTGTACGTTCTAGAGAG GTTTGCATCAATGACTTACGGGCGTCCATCATCAATCGACTGCACGTTTTGCGACGTGAAAATGCCCCAGGACATGAACGATACTTTGATCGTCCATCCGTTATTGAACTCGATGGAGTTCTCAAACAAGCAGCCCCGATCACGAGTCACGTTAGGGACATACCAGCGAGCCAAGTTCGAGTTGTactgcatagcagccccgATAATGGGGAAAGTATACAGTTTCGAGGCGACAGTCCCAACATCTGTTATGGAGCAGGCGGCGGAAATCAACACTCAGTTGGTGGAGTGGTTTAGTCAACTCCCACCGGAACTGAGATTGGAGCGCAACGTGAATTTGGATACAAGCAAGTTGTCCACATCAGAGCTTAAGGTCTGTCAGCTTTTCCAGCTCCAAGCGCTGGTCCTCCAGCTTGCATATGATAATATTCAAATCATCCTACATCGTCCGTTTCTGCGACATAACCGCAGCCTGCTCATTACACCCGCTACCCACGCCTTGGACGCACGTCCAACAAGCTTTGAGCAATGCAAACATTGCGCTCGTCGGACATGCAGCATTCTGCCGCGATATACCCAGGTCCTCCTGGCTGCCCAAAATACTCACGCAGCGGCATACATTGCAATGCAAAACTTCACTGCTGGCGTGACTCTCGGCATGGTAGCTCTGTCAAACCCTAGTTCAGAGCAGTCCCAAGATGCCAAGAAAGGAGTTGCAAACTCCATCTCTTTGCAGAAGGCGCTTGCCGCGTCGTCTATAGTCCCCTCTCAAACGGTCAAGGTCTTAGAGGCTCTCTTTCGACTCATCTTCCAGCGTGAGATGCAGTCACTACTTGGGAATCAGCCCTTTGACATAGAAAGCCCGAGGGGCTACACGAGTAATCAAATAGAGGCAGATGAAGGCTATGACAGGTCTGCTCCGACGAACTCCGGTGATACATGCCAGATGGAGCCAATGCTATCGCACGAGGCTCGACAGACTAGACAGTCTCAGTCAACCTGTTCTGTACCGGGTGGTACACAAGAAGATGGTCTTTGGGGAGAGCCGGCATCGGGGTACGAGGGTGATGAAAATGTTGCTCTACATGCTGATCCCGGAATCGACCAGGCTTTAGAGTCAATACAACAAGGTATGTCAGCAGTCGCTCAATTCTTAATTCCCAAGCCATCACAGGAAGAAGCCCTTCCTCTACATCTTTGGATCTTTGGCTCGCACGAAGCTTCTTTTACTGACGTCTACGACCTCAGTCCTATGTGA
- a CDS encoding 2,4'-dihydroxyacetophenone dioxygenase family protein (COG:S;~EggNog:ENOG410PWCY;~InterPro:IPR014710,IPR011051,IPR025979;~PFAM:PF12973;~antiSMASH:Cluster_6.1) yields MPSSTPDDRPKATAVAYQGEPLPNVPEDLVVPNILSLDFEERLWVPQAPDVWFRPILFNVSQGYFVNLLRVRRSGILSRHRHSGPVHATTLRGKWHYLEHPWWATEGSHAFEPPGDIHTLEVPDGVEEMITLFHVTGAYIYVDPQGAPLGVEDVFSKLSSARAHYEKVGLGADYVDQFIR; encoded by the coding sequence ATGCCGTCAAGCACGCCCGATGATCGTCCCAAGGCGACAGCGGTCGCATACCAAGGCGAACCTCTCCCCAACGTCCCCGAGGACTTGGTGGTCCCAAATATCCTAAGCCTGGACTTCGAGGAAAGACTCTGGGTTCCCCAAGCCCCGGACGTCTGGTTCCGACCTATCCTCTTCAACGTCTCCCAGGGCTACTTCGTGAACCTGCTCCGCGTGCGCCGTTCGGGCATCCTGTCGCGTCATCGCCATTCCGGTCCCGTCCATGCCACTACGCTCCGCGGCAAGTGGCATTATCTCGAGCACCCCTGGTGGGCAACAGAGGGGAGCCATGCTTTTGAGCCCCCCGGCGACATTCACACGCTCGAAGTACCGGATGGGGTTGAGGAAATGATTACATTGTTCCATGTCACCGGGGCATATATATATGTCGATCCCCAGGGGGCGCCCCTTGGTGTGGAGGATGTTTTCTCGAAGCTTTCTAGCGCAAGGGCTCATTACGAGAAGGTTGGGCTGGGGGCGGATTATGTTGACCAGTTTATTCGGTGA
- a CDS encoding ATP-binding protein (COG:S;~EggNog:ENOG410PPVP;~InterPro:IPR027417;~antiSMASH:Cluster_6.1), which translates to MESRCRVSEEQPSSSPHEYHDRVPEQLLRSVGLRENRMALVLLGKCKVRGPAGTYECTCVNGRYFTGIPSSTCTECLHPLNLHDEYVPVARQLPGQPYSTIDDQSRLVHESTPIGRLSSISPREKTVTRLQKLLDEYRVVHVRGTPSSGKTTLAKLLEARYKEQRQAVVYVNAWHGVNDGTDHLVQLCRQKGYIVDRDSLATSDVVIVFDEAQHSYEDLDLWVGLIKTQSGANQGLRMCLFTSYGSPTAGRAEHPRGTTPVHFGREQRVSLASLDLDHPHLFYTAEEFMDVVERLCMDPTCPMTLDDAATDYLFKVSNGHPAAVQALIRYVHRVYRSAPSHGEISTVTVDDIIQALRNDADVFSKLDAYPVYRSFPSRDKITLEAANALRATLLLGNVPRDLQNPGIRLCYEQGWLHSDPPDPVKPDNVVCVLPSRLHEKFVEFYLATDSPRSFPITEFPSLPVFCLEILKKFSRSRLKVSARGRLGAGSQRRPVESQYQKEFHCGFDSLLGSGHGISSEWSGGGSGHIDFRITEPKWGIELLRDGDRLTEHCQRFENSGRYWNWVLNGWIRDWIILDCRHTMPKPFTAVPGAKLWRVVFTTDYKSATVLDADNNVVMDNFVLLN; encoded by the exons ATGGAATCCCGGTGTCGGGTGTCAGAAGAACAGCCATCGTCATCGCCTCACGAATACCATGACAGAGTGCCAGAGCAGTTGTTGAGATCGGTGGGGTTAAGAGAGAATAGGATGGCGCTAGTCTTGCTGGGCAAATGCAAGGTCAGAGGTCCTGCTGGGACATACGAATGCACTTGTGTAAATGGTCGATACTTCACGGGAATCCCGTCCTCCACATGCACGGAATGCCTCCACCCACTGAATTTGCATGATGAATATG TCCCTGTGGCTCGTCAGCTCCCTGGTCAGCCGTATTCTACAATCGATGACCAATCTCGTTTAGTCCATGAGAGCACGCCTATTGGCCGTCTCTCATCAATTTCTCCCCGCGAGAAGACCGTCACAAGATTACAAAAGTTGCTTGATGAATACAGAGTGGTCCATGTAAGAGGTACTCCTTCCTCCGGGAAGACTACGCTTGCAAAGCTACTGGAAGCCCGCTACAAGGAACAAAGACAAGCAGTGGTTTACGTCAATGCGTGGCACGGGGTCAATGATGGAACCGATCATCTTGTCCAGCTGTGTCGTCAGAAAGGGTACATTGTCGACCGCGACAGCCTCGCTACTTCTGATGTTGTTATCGTTTTTGATGAAGCGCAACACTCCTATGAAGATCTGGATTTGTGGGTGGGCCTCATTAAAACTCAAAGTGGGGCCAATCAGGGACTTAGGATGTGCCTTTTCACTAGTTACGGGAGTCCCACAGCGGGACGGGCAGAACACCCACGGGGCACCACCCCGGTTCATTTCGGAAGAGAGCAAAGAGTGTCTTTGGCCTCCCTAGACTTAGACCACCCGCATCTCTTTTATACAGCCGAAGAATTCATGGATGTTGTGGAGCGTTTGTGCATGGATCCAACATGCCCAATGACTCTTGACGACGCGGCCACGGACTACCTCTTCAAGGTGTCCAACGGGCACCCCGCGGCGGTTCAAGCTCTCATCAGATATGTGCATCGG GTGTACCGCTCGGCCCCCAGCCACGGGGAAATCTCAACTGTCACCGTAGACGACATCATTCAGGCGTTGAGAAATGATGCGGATGTCTTTAGTAAACTGGATGCCTACCCTGTTTACAGATCCTTTCCTTCGCGTGACAAAATTACACTTGAGGCGGCAAATGCCCTGCGGGCGACTCTTCTACTTGGAAACGTCCCCAGAGACCTCCAAAACCCAGGTATACGATTATGTTATGAGCAAGGTTGGTTGCACTCCGATCCACCTGATCCCGTCAAACCAGACAATGTTGTCTGTGTCTTGCCATCACGTTTACATGAGAA GTTTGTCGAATTCTATTTGGCTACGGATAGTCCCCGCTCGTTTCCAATTACCGAGTTTCCGTCACTTCCCGTTTTCTGCCTTGAAATCTTGAAGAAGTTCTCCAGATCGCGCCTTAAAGTCAGTGCCCGAGGTAGACTCGGCGCAGGCTCTCAGCGAAGGCCTGTCGAGTCGCAATATCAAAAGGAGTTTCATTGTGGGTTTGATTCTTTGCTTGGATCTGGGCATGGCATCTCTAGCGAATGGTCTGGGGGGGGCTCAGGTCACATTGATTTCCGAATTACTGAGCCCAAGTGGGGCATAGAGCTCCTCCGAGACGGGGACCGCCTTACAGAGCACTGCCAACGATTCGAGAATAGTGGTCGGTACTGGAATTGGGTTCTCAATGGATGGATCCGCGACTGGATAATCCTCGACTGCCGTCACACTATGCCCAAACCCTTCA CAGCCGTTCCTGGCGCCAAGCTTTGGCGTGTGGTTTTCACAACCGACTACAAGTCGGCAACAGTGCTGGATGCTGACAACAATGTCGTGATGGATAATTTTGTTTTGCTGAACTAA
- a CDS encoding uncharacterized protein (COG:E;~EggNog:ENOG410PJTQ;~InterPro:IPR037217,IPR000898;~PFAM:PF01231;~go_function: GO:0020037 - heme binding [Evidence IEA];~go_function: GO:0046872 - metal ion binding [Evidence IEA];~go_process: GO:0019441 - tryptophan catabolic process to kynurenine [Evidence IEA]), with amino-acid sequence MTRTQVPYPSPTTLTKFPHIHDVPSQVSHALDPFTITTSTGFMPYQTAPTELPEAFKTLQSLVERMPVLRLDGKPGLLATYEFGPAVERELSVDLTDEIEKLVLPDGSYDKFTMAAVFRDYTFVASSYLLEPCWENWRKNPDGGYGLGRQVLPKAIARPMYRAAQILDVPPFMSYAASYALFNYTLADHSKGLSEYSNLRLVRGFERGLDPKSSEAGFILTHVDMVKETGALVAGVLKVIDTIEQHGDRDEINDGFRDILRTMEKIEASMEDMWGNSKPEEYLSFRVFIFGITNQSMFPNGVIYDGVEDNQPLSFRGESGANDSIIPLLDHLCQIPMPETPLTKILHEFRAYRPRPHREFLTYIREKAEEIGVQKYAVEDSETAVLFLKTLNHVRSFRWRHWLFAREYIIRRTPHPTATGGSPIVTWLPNQLSAVMDLMVTIYDTYLAPKDGVTIVNGKEDLIASHRKQVEPMMELVRDQREKLAKEVARWCQERGV; translated from the exons ATGACCCGAACCCAAGTGCCCTACCCCTCTCCCACTACCCTGACCAAGTTCCCTCACATCCATGATGTCCCCTCCCAGGTTTCTCATGCTCTCGACCccttcaccatcaccacctccACTGGCTTCATGCCTTACCAGACTGCCCCAACTGAGCTCCCCGAGGCCTTCAAGACCCTTCAGTCTTTGGTGGAGCGCATGCCCGTCCTCAGACTCGATGGCAAGCCCGGTCTGCTGGCGACGTACGAGTTCGGCCCTGCGGTCGAGCGTGAGCTCAGTGTTGACCTGACTGATGAGATCGAGAAGCTCGTCCTGCCTGATGGCTCGTATGACAAGTTCACCATGGCTGCCGTCTTCCGGGACTACACCTTCGTGGCCTCGTCGTACCTCCTTGAGCCTTGCTGGGAGAATTGGAGAAAGAACCCGGATGGAGGATACGGCCTTGGCCGGCAAGTCTTGCCCAAGGCTATTGCTCGTCCCATGTATCGTGCTGCTCAGAT TCTAGATGTCCCTCCTTTCATGTCCTATGCTGCCTCATATGCTCTCTTCAACTATACCCTCGCCGACCACTCCAAGGGTCTGAGCGAGTACTCTAACCTCCGTCTGGTCCGTGGCTTTGAGCGTGGGCTTGACCCCAAGAGTTCCGAGGCCGGCTTTATCCTGACCCACGTCGATATGGTCAAGGAGACTGGTGCTCTCGTCGCCGGCGTTCTCAAGGTGATCGACACCATCGAGCAGCACGGCGATCGCGATGAGATCAACGATGGCTTCCGTGACATCCTGCGCACCATGGAGAAGATCGAGGCATCCATGGAAG ACATGTGGGGAAACTCCAAGCCAGAGGAGTACCTCTCCTTCCGGGTCTTCATCTTTGGCATCACCAACCAATCGATGTTCCCCAACGGCGTGATCTACGACGGCGTCGAGGACAACCAGCCCCTCTCCTTCCGCGGCGAGAGCGGCGCTAACGACAGCATT ATTCCTCTCCTCGACCACCTCTGCCAGATCCCCATGCCCGAGACCCCCCTGACCAAGATCCTCCATGAGTTCCGCGCGTACCGCCCCCGTCCCCACCGCGAGTTCCTGACCTACATCCGTGAGAAGGCCGAAGAAATTGGTGTACAGAAATATGCTGTCGAAGACTCCGAGACTGCGGTGCTCTTCCTCAAGACGCTCAACCACGTTCGCAGCTTTCGTTGGCGCCACTGGCTCTTTGCCCGCGAGTACATTATTCGCCGGACGCCGCACCCGACTGCTACCGGTGGAAGTCCCATTGTGACT TGGCTCCCAAACCAGCTCTCAGCTGTCATGGACCTCATGGTCACTATCTATGATACGTACCTCGCGCCAAAGGACGGCGTGACCATTGTGAACGGCAAGGAAGATCTGATTGCCTCGCACCGGAAGCAGGTCGAGCCTATGATGGAGCTTGTGCGCGACCAGAGGGAGAAATTGGCCAAGGAGGTGGCGCGGTGGTGCCAGGAGCGTGGAGTTTGA
- a CDS encoding uncharacterized protein (COG:P;~EggNog:ENOG410PJTG;~TransMembrane:2 (i12-31o65-90i)) — translation MWKPPLNSITLHYAYIISCGILGLIVLYPYGNLKAIDAYFFGVSASTESGLNTVGVKALKIYQQIFIYIIPIITNLMCINIIVVAVRLYWLEKRLKHIAPAVLSAKPQSVRLKDNKYDQEAQAGKLEDSIPEQETDHTPNQRYMNMERHDSTASEENRFRS, via the exons ATGTGGAAGCCACCTCTGAATTCCATCACTTTGCATT ATGCATATATCATATCATGCGGTATTTTGGGACTCATCGTCCTCTATCCTTATGGCAATCTGAAGGCGATTGACGCCTATTTCTTTGGCGTCAGCGCATCTACGGAATCAGGCTTGAATAC CGTTGGTGTGAAAGCGTTGAAGATCTACCAACAAATTTTCATTTATATCATACCGATTATAACGAACTTGATGTGTATCaacatcatcgtcgtcgcgGTTCGTCTGTATTGGCTTGAGAAGCGATTGAAACATATAG CACCTGCCGTCCTCTCTGCAAAACCCCAATCGGTTAGGTTGAAAGACAACAAGTACGATCAAGAGGCGCAAGCTGGCAAGCTCGAGGATTCGATCCCAGAGCAAGAAACAGACCATACACCGAATCAGCGTTACATGAATATGGAAAGGCACGACTCCACAGCCAG CGAGGAGAATCGTTTCCGATCCTAA
- a CDS encoding uncharacterized protein (COG:P;~EggNog:ENOG410Q1ZX;~InterPro:IPR003445;~TransMembrane:1 (i63-88o);~go_function: GO:0008324 - cation transmembrane transporter activity [Evidence IEA];~go_process: GO:0006812 - cation transport [Evidence IEA];~go_process: GO:0055085 - transmembrane transport [Evidence IEA]) — protein sequence MFVIGRQPSKQGPRIQRVVSLSKDSNLPGLSSQASVGRNSQFFNLTAEDRKTLGGIEYRALKVLLRIVIGYLVGLHLLGIICLVPWILHADPKYRNYLEECDKEVSGGFLFGSNNG from the exons ATGTTTGTGATCGGGAGACAACCAAGCAAGCAAGGACCGCGGATTCAGAGAGTTGTTTCCCTCTCAAAGGATTCCAATCTTCCAGGCCTCTCTTCACAAGCGTCTGTCGGTCGAAATTCTCAGTTTTTCAACCTCACTGCTGAAGACAGAAAAACTCTTGGTGGTATTGAATACCGCGCGCTGAAGGTGCTGCTAAGGATCGTAATCG GGTATCTCGTTGGGCTTCATCTACTTGGTATAATTTGCCTGGTCCCCTGGATCCTCCATGCGGACCCCAAGTACAGGAACTATCTTGAGGAATGTGACAAGGAAGTGTCTGGTG GCTTTTTGTTCGGCTCAAACAATGGTTGA